A region of Natribaculum luteum DNA encodes the following proteins:
- a CDS encoding DUF7268 family protein has product MDADGPAGAESPHPPLSRLGAMFAVGAVAGAVTVVALAVGTDADASARVFSLGALVFGAALLGWSTAVLAGRGLEAAHRHLETGSDWTEAKSRRAMLLLCAFGLGGMVGVSIATAIA; this is encoded by the coding sequence ATGGACGCAGACGGCCCCGCAGGCGCCGAATCGCCGCATCCCCCGCTCTCTCGACTCGGTGCGATGTTCGCCGTAGGTGCGGTCGCCGGCGCAGTGACGGTCGTCGCGCTCGCGGTCGGAACCGACGCCGACGCGAGCGCACGGGTGTTCTCGCTCGGCGCGCTGGTCTTCGGTGCCGCGTTGCTCGGCTGGTCGACCGCCGTCCTGGCCGGGCGCGGCCTCGAGGCCGCACACCGACACCTCGAGACCGGCAGCGACTGGACGGAAGCGAAGTCCCGCCGGGCAATGTTGTTGCTCTGTGCGTTCGGCCTGGGCGGGATGGTCGGTGTCTCGATCGCGACCGCGATCGCGTGA
- a CDS encoding lipoyl protein ligase domain-containing protein, with product MPARVFRGRAGTIDADREVSERLLDVAAAGDPAIRVWMPHRQVAFGRRDACLEGYGRAQDVARERGFPPVERSVGGRAVAYDGATTLAFARAEPVADFRRGTDERYERLTSDVEFALEDLGVALERGEPADSFCPGTHSLQAGGVAAGKLVGIAQRVRSDAAVASGILIVDDRELVDVLEAVYDALAVPFDPDSVGSVAAAGGPSDADRVREALEDALVGGRQRVAERVAVDDRS from the coding sequence ATGCCCGCACGCGTCTTCCGGGGTCGGGCCGGAACGATCGACGCCGACCGCGAGGTCAGCGAGCGACTGCTCGACGTCGCCGCGGCCGGCGACCCCGCGATTCGCGTCTGGATGCCCCACCGCCAGGTCGCCTTCGGCCGTCGCGACGCCTGCCTCGAGGGGTACGGCCGCGCACAGGACGTCGCCCGCGAGCGCGGGTTTCCGCCGGTCGAGCGCAGCGTCGGCGGTCGAGCGGTCGCCTACGACGGGGCGACGACGCTGGCGTTCGCCCGCGCGGAACCAGTCGCCGACTTCCGGCGCGGCACCGACGAGCGATACGAGCGACTGACGAGCGACGTCGAGTTCGCACTCGAGGACCTGGGCGTCGCACTCGAGCGCGGCGAACCCGCAGACTCGTTCTGTCCCGGAACCCACTCGCTGCAGGCCGGAGGCGTGGCCGCAGGCAAACTCGTCGGCATCGCCCAGCGCGTCCGCAGCGATGCCGCAGTCGCCTCCGGCATTCTGATCGTCGACGACCGGGAACTCGTCGACGTCCTCGAGGCGGTCTACGACGCGCTCGCGGTGCCGTTCGACCCGGACTCGGTCGGCAGCGTCGCGGCTGCGGGCGGGCCGTCCGACGCCGACCGCGTCCGCGAGGCGCTCGAGGACGCTCTCGTCGGCGGGCGGCAACGGGTCGCCGAACGCGTGGCCGTCGACGACCGATCCTGA
- a CDS encoding DUF7529 family protein, translated as MTDDPLEDGPDTELWDDLLADAEAFATEYREEGWEVLTVQPSDVSLAADDDRIGLVVFVSDDEYDDLEAVVEREAASFEAAEVYRRIADDTAAVVAIELDERTQTAVVVPMQYSLSQVASPLEVDDLLVHVRPSSLENWVTFSHDDPSLFFPD; from the coding sequence ATGACCGACGACCCTCTGGAAGACGGTCCCGACACCGAACTGTGGGACGACCTGCTCGCGGATGCGGAAGCGTTCGCGACGGAATACCGCGAGGAGGGGTGGGAAGTCCTCACCGTCCAGCCGAGCGACGTCTCGCTCGCCGCGGACGACGATCGGATCGGCCTCGTCGTCTTCGTTTCCGACGACGAGTACGACGACCTCGAGGCGGTCGTCGAACGCGAGGCCGCGTCGTTCGAGGCGGCGGAGGTCTACCGCCGGATCGCCGACGACACCGCTGCCGTCGTCGCGATCGAACTCGACGAACGGACCCAGACTGCGGTCGTCGTTCCGATGCAGTACTCCCTTTCGCAGGTCGCGTCGCCGCTCGAGGTGGACGACCTCCTCGTTCACGTTCGGCCCTCCTCGCTCGAGAACTGGGTGACGTTCTCGCACGACGATCCGTCGTTGTTTTTCCCGGACTGA
- a CDS encoding serpin family protein has protein sequence MSTDRRTVLALTGALLAGAAGCLGDDPDRTEDEPNENGNGNGTGDGFGEYDAPEFPQLELVTDPEIGDDALATQVRGNVAFSLDLLEELRADSPDENLFFSPYSVSVALAMTYAGARGETAAEMADALRYELEDGDLHPAFGALEAEFARRNEDGEARGASNGERTASASDDQEGDDGPAFQFTTANSLWGQDGYPFREDFLDLLEAYYGAGMQLVDFSGGPDEARRQINEWVEAQTNDRIEDLLPQNSIDASTKLVLTNAIYFVARWKYPFAEDETEPRTFTGLDGQQTDVETMHQSIEVPYAEVDGHQLVELPYVNDDTSMVIVLPADGEFEEFEATFTVDRLATMLGETSVPEVDLALPKFGVESNFSLVEVMRRLGMERAFGPGADFSGMTDDGDLFVSEIIHQSFVEVDERGTEAAAATAVAMEDSAPMEHVEMTVDRPFLFYIRDRPTETPLFVGRVVDGATLQEN, from the coding sequence ATGTCGACTGACAGACGAACCGTCCTGGCGCTGACTGGTGCGTTGCTGGCCGGCGCTGCTGGTTGTCTCGGCGACGATCCCGACAGAACGGAAGACGAGCCGAACGAGAACGGGAACGGAAACGGAACCGGTGACGGCTTCGGCGAGTACGACGCCCCCGAGTTCCCCCAACTCGAACTCGTGACCGACCCCGAGATCGGCGACGACGCACTCGCCACGCAGGTCCGCGGCAACGTCGCGTTTTCGCTGGACTTGCTCGAGGAGTTGCGAGCCGACAGTCCCGACGAGAACCTCTTTTTCTCCCCGTACAGCGTCTCCGTGGCGCTCGCGATGACCTACGCCGGCGCACGCGGCGAGACGGCCGCGGAGATGGCCGACGCACTGCGGTACGAACTCGAGGACGGCGACCTCCACCCCGCCTTCGGTGCACTCGAGGCGGAGTTCGCCCGCCGTAACGAGGACGGCGAAGCGCGTGGTGCCTCGAATGGCGAGCGGACGGCGTCCGCGAGTGACGACCAGGAGGGCGACGACGGCCCCGCGTTCCAGTTTACGACCGCCAACTCCCTGTGGGGTCAGGACGGGTACCCGTTCCGCGAGGACTTCCTCGACCTGCTCGAGGCCTACTACGGCGCGGGGATGCAACTGGTTGATTTCTCGGGGGGTCCCGACGAGGCGCGCCGGCAGATCAACGAGTGGGTCGAAGCACAGACGAACGATCGGATCGAGGACCTGCTCCCACAGAACTCGATCGACGCCTCGACCAAGCTCGTCCTGACGAACGCGATCTACTTCGTCGCACGCTGGAAGTACCCCTTCGCCGAGGACGAGACCGAACCCCGGACGTTCACCGGTCTCGACGGCCAGCAGACGGACGTCGAGACGATGCACCAGTCGATCGAGGTGCCCTACGCCGAGGTCGACGGCCACCAGCTGGTCGAACTCCCGTACGTCAACGACGACACCAGCATGGTGATCGTGCTGCCGGCGGACGGCGAGTTCGAGGAGTTCGAGGCGACGTTTACCGTCGACCGGCTGGCGACGATGCTCGGAGAGACGTCGGTTCCGGAGGTCGACCTCGCCCTCCCGAAGTTCGGCGTCGAGTCGAATTTCAGCCTCGTCGAGGTCATGCGGCGACTCGGCATGGAGCGGGCGTTCGGTCCCGGTGCGGACTTCAGCGGGATGACCGACGACGGCGACCTGTTCGTGAGCGAAATTATCCACCAGAGCTTCGTCGAGGTCGACGAACGCGGCACCGAGGCGGCGGCAGCGACGGCCGTCGCCATGGAGGACAGCGCGCCGATGGAGCACGTCGAGATGACCGTCGACCGACCGTTCCTCTTCTATATCCGGGATCGACCGACCGAGACGCCGCTGTTCGTCGGTCGGGTCGTCGACGGGGCGACGTTACAGGAGAACTGA
- a CDS encoding PaaI family thioesterase, with product MTDEFDGLETFLQEYIDDYHEFLSWLGATVDDVDQGTMTMTVPYDEKLTNVRPTADGTPDIHGGVAATLVDTVGGLALRTELEEPFAAGVATINLNVNYLRPATGDLTATATVIRAGSSVGVSEVVVESPTPDDGPKEVAIGQGAYRLFRED from the coding sequence ATGACAGACGAGTTCGACGGACTCGAGACGTTCCTCCAGGAGTACATCGACGACTACCACGAGTTCCTCTCGTGGCTCGGCGCGACCGTCGACGACGTCGACCAGGGGACGATGACGATGACGGTCCCCTACGACGAGAAGCTCACCAACGTCCGACCGACGGCAGACGGCACGCCGGACATCCACGGCGGGGTCGCCGCGACGCTCGTCGACACCGTCGGCGGCCTGGCGCTGCGGACCGAACTCGAGGAGCCGTTCGCCGCCGGCGTCGCGACGATCAACCTGAACGTCAACTACCTGCGTCCGGCCACGGGCGACCTCACCGCGACGGCGACCGTGATTCGTGCGGGCTCGAGCGTCGGCGTGAGCGAGGTCGTCGTCGAGAGTCCGACGCCCGACGACGGGCCGAAGGAGGTGGCGATCGGACAGGGCGCGTATCGGTTGTTCCGCGAGGATTGA